Below is a genomic region from Terriglobales bacterium.
CTCCATCGGCTGCAGGATGTCGAGGTTGTTGATCAGGAAGCGCACGCCGGCTTCGTTCGTCTGCCCGCCGACCACCGACAGCTTCCCCGCCTTCACCCGCGCGTCTTTCTCGGGCGCGATCTCCCACTGCTGGTTCTGCGCCCACACCGGCAGGGCAAGTGCGGCCAGGCACATCACAACAACCATCCGCCTCTTCATCGCTGGCTCCTTGATGGACACGGACGCTAGCTCCGCTCCGCCCCCAAGTCAAGGTTTGACTTCCCGCCGCCCCGCGGTTACAGTGCGCGCCGCAACGCCCGGAGGTCAGCCATGCGCAGTTCCCCGCTCCTCGCCCTTGCTACACTTCTCCTGATCTCTGCCTTCGCGCAACAGAAGAACGCCAAGCCCGAGAACCTGGTCGTCAACGGCGGCTTCGACCAGGGTGCCGATCCGGGTGGCTTCAAGACCTTCAAGAAAGGCGACAAGTTCCCCGGCTGGACGATCACCAAAGGTTCAATCGACCACATTGGCACGTACTTCAAGTGCGCGCACCTGCGCTGCCTCGACATGAACGGAAACGAACTCGGCGCCATCCGCCAGACCATCGCCACCGAAGCGGGCAAGAAGTACGAGGTGAGCTTCATGCTCTCCGCCAACCCGCAGTGCGGTGGCCCCAAGAAGACGCTGCGCGTCTCCGCCGCCGGTGATTCGAAATCGTTCGTCGTGATGGCGAAGCCGAACATCCCGTGGGCCAAGCACACCTGGGAGTTCACCGCGAAAGAGGATAAGACTCCGCTCAGCTTCGAGAGCGTAGGAGAGATCAGCTCTTGCGGACCGCTGCTCGACAGCGTCACGGTCACGCTGGTGCTGGACGAGCCCGCGACCACGCCGCAAGCGCAGCCGAAGTGATTCGGTTCGATTTTCCCGCCGGACGCGGGCTGGCGTACACTACTTATTTGATGGCAACCCGCCTGCACCGCGCACTTCTGCTGCTGTTTGCCGCGCTGCTGTTCGCGCCCTTCTCCCTCGCTTCCGCCTACGACGGCCGGCCCCGGCTCATTGTCATCGTCATCGTGGACCAGTTCCGCGGGGACTTCCTGGAGCGCTCCCGGGACCGCTTCGGCCCAGGCGGCTTCAACCTCTTCCTCGAGCACGGAGCGGTGTTCACCGACTGCCGCTACGACTACGCCAACACCCACACCGCCCCCGGACACGCCACGTTGCTGACCGGGGCCTATCCCGACGGCCACGGCATTGGCGGCAACCAGTGGTGGGACCCGGAGAAGAAGAAGGTCGTCACCTCGGTCGAGGACGAGCGCACGCAGCTCCTCGGCCTGCCCGGCGGCCCTGCCAAGACCGGCGCCTCGCCACGGAAGCTCCTGGCTTCCACCTTGGGCGACGTGCTCAAGATGGCCACCGGCGGCAAGTCGCGCGTCTTCGCTATCTCGCTCAAAGACCGAGGGGCGGTCTTACCGGCCGGTTATGCGGGCGACGCCGCTTACTGGATCGACCGCCAGAGCGGCGCCTTTGTTACTTCGACCTATTACGTAAAGGAACTCCCCGCCTGGGTGAAGCAGTTCAACGAGAGCCAGCACGCCGAGAAGTACTGGAACCGCGAGTGGAAGGACGCCTCCGGAAAGACGCTGGGAAACACCGCTCCCCGCAAGGAAAAAGACGGCTCGCCGGAAGGTTTCTTTGACGTGGTCGGCGCCACGCCCTTCGCCAACGATTACCAACTGGAGTTCGCGCGCGAGCTAGTGCTCAACGAAAAGCTGGGCAGCGGGCCGGCGACTGACCTGCTCATCGTGGGCCTGACCGCGCCTGACATCCTGGGCCACGATGCCGGCCCCGATTCGCCGCAAGTTGCCGCCATGGTGCAGGCCCTGGACCCGCAGCTCGCAGGCTTCTTTCAATTTCTGGGGAAGCAGGTGGGCCTGGCCAACCTGTGGATCGCGCTCTCCGCCGACCACGGCATCGCGCCGCTCCCCTCGTACGCTTCGGGACTTCGCATCCCGGCGGGAAGCTTCACTCCTCGGGATGTGAAAACGCGCGCCAACGCTGCGCTTTCCTCTAAATTGACTCCGGGGCAAAGTGCCGAATTCATCACGGCGCTGGATTGGCCCTTCGCCTACCTCTCTGCAGAGGCTTTTTCCTCGACCAAGCTGACCCAGGGGGAAGCGGAGCGCGTCGCCGGCGAAGCCTTGCTGAAGGAAAGCCCCGCGGTGGACTACTTCACCCGCAGCCAGATCGCGCGCGGCGCGTTGCCGCAGGATGAGACCGGACGCCGCTATGCCCACAGCGCCTCACCCTACGGCGGCTGGTACGTCATACTGGTGCCGCAGGCGTACGTGGTCGGCTATCCGCCCGGCACCGATCACTCCAGTCCCTACACCTACGACACGCACGTCCCGCTGGCGTTCTTCGGACTCCCCTTCCAGCCGGGAACGTACCGCGGCCACGCCGAGCCGGTGGACCTGGCGCCGACTC
It encodes:
- a CDS encoding alkaline phosphatase family protein, yielding MATRLHRALLLLFAALLFAPFSLASAYDGRPRLIVIVIVDQFRGDFLERSRDRFGPGGFNLFLEHGAVFTDCRYDYANTHTAPGHATLLTGAYPDGHGIGGNQWWDPEKKKVVTSVEDERTQLLGLPGGPAKTGASPRKLLASTLGDVLKMATGGKSRVFAISLKDRGAVLPAGYAGDAAYWIDRQSGAFVTSTYYVKELPAWVKQFNESQHAEKYWNREWKDASGKTLGNTAPRKEKDGSPEGFFDVVGATPFANDYQLEFARELVLNEKLGSGPATDLLIVGLTAPDILGHDAGPDSPQVAAMVQALDPQLAGFFQFLGKQVGLANLWIALSADHGIAPLPSYASGLRIPAGSFTPRDVKTRANAALSSKLTPGQSAEFITALDWPFAYLSAEAFSSTKLTQGEAERVAGEALLKESPAVDYFTRSQIARGALPQDETGRRYAHSASPYGGWYVILVPQAYVVGYPPGTDHSSPYTYDTHVPLAFFGLPFQPGTYRGHAEPVDLAPTLASLLGISPPSHSTGRVLAEALTPAAERHSAPPRKAPR
- a CDS encoding choice-of-anchor C family protein, whose amino-acid sequence is MRSSPLLALATLLLISAFAQQKNAKPENLVVNGGFDQGADPGGFKTFKKGDKFPGWTITKGSIDHIGTYFKCAHLRCLDMNGNELGAIRQTIATEAGKKYEVSFMLSANPQCGGPKKTLRVSAAGDSKSFVVMAKPNIPWAKHTWEFTAKEDKTPLSFESVGEISSCGPLLDSVTVTLVLDEPATTPQAQPK